The Halictus rubicundus isolate RS-2024b chromosome 6, iyHalRubi1_principal, whole genome shotgun sequence genome contains the following window.
AAGTACCTGCCAATCTTTAGAACACACGATTAATACAGTCCTCTGATTATATGGACAACAGGTCATTGCAAGTGCATTAAGACACTGTATCTGTTTACTTTCATGTTCGTAAAGCGGTTCACTATTTCGATTCTCGTGTCCAAGAAGAGTCCACACCTTGACCGTACCAGTTGTTGTTAAGGCCAGTACAACGTCGTCTTTAAATTAATAGAAGCGTATGTTGCGCGTTAACCACTTCTAAGAAGGCGTCATAGCATTTTAAGCAAAAGAAATTTCAGTAACAGTCAACAAAGTAACACCCTACAAACGTTATCAACGCATTTGAAATTATAGAATTTTTCTAGTTACAACGTATTATAGTACTTTAATATTGTTAaatgaaaatactaaaagtataaaatattgaaaacattTACTAATTACAGCTCTTACATAATAGAAACCCATGCAACATAATAATGatttcatgtaaaataaaaCATGTTATACTACGATAAAGAAACAATTACATCTTTATGCATATCTCCCGATTCATGCTTGCTTAAATCATGCATAATAGTTATCTTAAAATTCTAGTATATGATTACCGATATTTGGAATTCTACATATTGGGTTGGTGGGAAAGTAATATTGGTTTTAAATAGACGTATGCGAGAACCCGATAATGTCGGGTACCTGACAATCGGGACGGGTCGGGAACGCATCGGGCCGAGACGAGTcgggttttcgaaaatttcggcaTTCTCCAATGTATTGGGATTCCTGAGAATTTTCGGAATTCTCGAGAGTATTAGGGATCCCCGAACACACTCGAAATTATTCTCAGGAATCCCGAGATTTTTGAAAACCAGTCACGaacccgaataaaattctccacCCGTTTTGACCCGACATTTTTGGGTTCTCGCACGCCTCTAGTTTTATCCGCGCTATAATGTGACTACTTATTATTAACTATTCATTCAGAAAGAAAAAGCTTATTAAATAATGGGACAGAATTGTAGACAGTACCTAGTCGACATTATATAGCTTAACTGATTAAGAATGACAATGGTACCGTAATAAAGTAATTTCTGCAATCACAACACTGAAATTACTTTCCCACGAAcctaatatacatataaaaaaaattatatgcaAATATCTTCCTAAACATAATATATTCACTTATAAATTTTATAAGTAAGTTGATACTAAACTTTAAAGATACCACATATTGACAAATAAAGTGTTTCAGCTTGTACACATAAATAACGCCTGTATGCTTAATTTTTCATATccaataaaattctactttaaaaatataaatattgaataacagacacatatttaatatattacgaACACAATCTACTGTAAAAGTAAGTAATCGATTGCAAACAGTTGATGCAAGTATTTTGTAACATATCTTTTTAAATTACATTATAATACAAAAAAGTAAGGCATaaatttctatatatgtatatcaatTAATATAATACTcataatataaatacatataactcgttaaaatgtagaaataaaaatattaaacattgcATTCATTACACTTAAATATGACATACACTTATTTAAACGATAAATTTAATGTAATGTATACTTACTATAGGTATAATTTATCACCAAAAAGTGATACGAAAATGATTAATGAGTGTAAGTAAATGCAATGTACGCTTCGGTGATGGATTTTTGCGGAAGGAATAGCAAATGTAAAGGATAAGAATAAAAGGATAGTTAGTTAAATTATTAATGATGCTTAattcgtttgttttttttttttttttgtttaaaataataataacgaaaAGAATAAGAGAGAAACAAGATATGAAATATGTGACACAGCTTTGACTACCAATGTAATAGCACTGATATTTCTTTGTATGTCATTCATTAACATGCTGTAACATTATAATTTCAGTTaagatttcaataatttataaattattatcaTTAGATAGATTATTTTATCTTTTTAGTATTATTGTCACGTAAGTATTATTGGCTTAAAGTGCAATTTATTGTATCTACGAaacctttttttatatttaagaaaTCAGGTGAATATAATCCCTGATACACCCAAAATATAAAGCTCTTTTTAAGTTAATTGCTTAAGAAAGATTAGCAGAATGTTGAAAACCCCCAAAAGAGTACAAAATCTAAATACATAATCCTGAATATCCATTAATTGTTCCACCTAAAATCGATACTCTGCGAACACTATAAATACTTCATTTAATAAAGGTAATAGTGCTTAAATAGAAAAATGTATTAAtgcttttaatatttaatacaaaatatgagCATAAAGTATATAAGAAATTAGTAAACGAAAAGGTAATAAGTACACTGCGTATCAAAAGTTTAGATGTACccaatttttttaacaaaaacataCCCTCTGATGAATCTTTGATTGATTTTTTTTATCGAATGTTTAGAACACcttgaaaaattataattacttaaaaattattAGCCAAAATATGAAAATGGGCCGTATCAGAAGTTTAGACGCACTTGCTTTTTTTGTTGCTTGCAACTTCATATTGTAAACCAGTGGCTGTATTCATTATAGGATTTAATGTACTCTCTAGCTCTAGAGTCGAATTGCACGCTACTGCACGCTAATTGAGTGCTGTCTGAGagttgcacgaaaggaatagcatggaatttaataattttatattaattttaaattaattaaattttaacTAGCAAATCGTTAGAAATTGATATGCGTGATTATTGAAATTGatgtcctaattttttattgttattgttactatattatttttattatcgttattagtactgttattattattacgagTGTTATTACTATTACTGTGCACTATTGGTTAGTACCGCTACATTGGGAAAGTCAAATAAGTTGACTGTTTTTGGAGTTCTCAATCAGAACTCCAACATTATCCGTGCAAAAATGATGAATGGTCAGAATTTAAAGCACGAACATAAGAATTATCGCCTTATTAAGAAGTGTATGAATGTATGTACGTTTTAGGTGATTTGGAGtgatgaaaaaaaatttaatctcGATGGACCAGACGGATTCAGTTCATACTGGTGGGATTTGAGAAAGGACCCAAAGTATTTTTCAAAACGAAATTTTGAAAGCGGTTGATGTATGATTTGGGCTGACTTTAGTGTGTTCAGAATCACAGCAATTGCGTTCGTCCCACTAAACATGTACAGCATTGGATATCAGACAGTGTTTAAGGATAATTTGCTACTGTATATTTGCCGCTTTCCGACAAGTAAATTCACGTTCCAGCAATCTTAATGTTATGGAATGACCATCTCGTTCAACAATACAAATCTGGTAGAAAATTTGTGGGGAACTCTCGTTCGATACGTTTATATAGATTGTAACCAATACAATTCAGTTGATGAACTGAAAACTGGCGTTATGCCAGCATGGGCGATAATCAAGCTCGACaccgtaaaaaaattaattgtgagcatgccaaatagaattttttcaacCATGCAAAGTGCCCGGTAGTTGCACAAAATATTAgttgtatatattttcttctttttgtaaaattaataaatttttatcaaatgCGTTTAAACTCCTGATACGGCCCATTTTCATATTTTGGCTAAAAATTCTTCCCTGCAGTGCCATATAAGAATGATTTTAGTAATCATAATTTTTCAAGATATTCTAaacatacaataaaaaaaatcaaTGAAAGATTCATCAGAGGGTAagtttttattacaaaaaatagGGTGCATCTAAACTTTTGATATGCAGTGTATATTGTGCAAGTGTAAGAATTAGTCAAAtatcaaattaaaatataatctaattgaattattaataatcagAAACACTTGCACAATATAATAAAGTGGATAAAAGAGTcaacagaaagagagaaaagagggagagagagagagagagagagacagagagagtgtgagagagagagagagagagagagagagagagagagagagagagagagagagagagagagagagagagagaagtagcAGCTTATGGTAAAAAGCGTAGGTGTGATGGAGTGTAACTAACTTGTATGCACGTAGAACCGACCTTTCCGTTTGGCCGGCCGCAAAACGTGCAATGCACTGATCCAATCAGGATTAACACGTGAACTCAGGGTAAATAAAACTTCTAAACTGAAGGGGTCCATCACTAAAACTTCAGGATAATATCTGAAAAAAGTCAATAAATAAACCATGTTCTCACTCTCTAGAAATGTAAAAACATTTGCGCAGAAGTATTTTATGTAAAATGCACATACCCAGAACAGAAAAGTCGAACGTCTTCTCCACCAGCAGAGACATAAGGCAACATTTGTGTATGAACACTGCTAAGTTTCACAGCTTCTCTGCATTTTCCATCAACTAAATCCCAAGTACACATTTCTCCGCTTTCACTGCTACTAACAATATAATTCTGTTCCATAATAACACTGGCTCGACTGAGGCACATTATTGGAGCAGTGTGACCAACAAGTAAACATCTTGGAGTCatcttaatatatatatatacatatatatatatatatatatataacgttCATCTTATTATTATGCttctaataaaattgtttaatttcaaTGACTAAAGCATATATTTATTTACCTTCAATATTTCAGGATCTACTTGCCACAAGCATATTTGACCATCGTAACATCCTGTTACCAAAGTTTTTTGATCTCGAGATAAATAAATACACGAAATGCAATGAGTTGGAGCTATGCGACCCCATAGAACTATAGGTACTACTAAGCTTGTACCCACtgtcatttttaatattcaacctataatttatagaaaaactgtattaatttatatatactaCAGCTAAAATAAGATATGATTACCTGAGCATCTGATCAAAATAATTGTATAGTATCATTATTAACatttcataaatataaaaagattcttatattaggttggcaagaaagcaATTTCAGTTTCTTAAGGTgaaataaaacacaataatgAACTTCAATcactaaaatattttccattttgttcgatGATCTCTTGTCATCTTTCTGGTAACTTCTTGATTCCGTGCTCATAAAACTACTGGTCCCTATCAACAAAAAACTGAACAAATGTGGTTTACCATTCAAAGAAttttgcaaaattcgaaataaatGGTAATCTGATGGTACAAGGTCTGGGCTATATgttggatgtgacatcacttcccaaccaagccccaataattttttacaagttaccaaagatgtgtgtggcctataGCATTATGATGGCGGAACGTGATTCCTTTgtgatttgccaattctggccgtttttctttgattgcttcTTCCATTTTCATTAGTTGTTGACAGTAAACATCTCAATTGATGGTTTGCTTCCTTGGGAGCAGCTCAAAATATACAACGCCTTTATAATCCCACCAAATTGACAGCATGCTTTTTTTTATGCAATTCAGCTTTGAAGGTGATTTGTGCTGGTTCAACACGCTTGGACCATGGTCGTTGTTGATTGTTGTTATTGTAAACAACCCATTTTCCATCACCAGTGATCATTCGCTTAaaaaaagggtcgatttcattgcgtttgagatgcatatcacGTATGTTGACGTGTTATGTTATGTGAATTTCTCTTAATTcatgtggaacccaaatatcgagcttcttaacaaATCCAAGAcattttaaatgattttcaaTTGTTGTGTATGATACATTCAACCTCTCTGCAATCTTTCGCACAGTTATATGATGATCCGATTCAATTATGGCTTTCATTTGATTATCATCAACTTCAattggtcgaccagaacgttggtcacttttatgtaaaaaatctccagaacaaaattttttaataaaattctaaaCATCACGTATTTCTTTAAGAGCCTCAACAGCTTTTTTGCCTTtatggaaataaaaaagcaaaatgTGTCGATAATATACCTTTTTATGCTCCATTTTAAATTGACACTGTACCCACAATTGTAAACAAAATTACTCGCAATTTGCTTAAAAAATAAGTTAACAGTTACAGTTATTAAAtgccaaaagaaaaaaatcataaTCTTAACAGAAATCATTGAAACAAAGCATAACGTCATCAATTTGTGAAAAccaaaattactttcttgccaactcaataattaatgttaaatgtattatataatttaatattatataaattataacatttacagttaatatatcaTTATTTCAAATTAATGCTACGAGCATCACATTACGAGCATCACTTATCAACTTATCTTTTAATCTAAAACTTGTGTTTATTATAACGATACAAAAACACAATACATAGGAAAGACACATGTGTCAACTGCAAAAAGTGTAATGATGAAAATTCTGCCTTTAGAATATATTTTACGTACGATAcgtaaaataagaaaaattgaaacaaaaaaatataactCGTTTTAGGCTATCTACTGACAGTGCAATAAAAATAATGCCGTAATAAATGAATGACAAAACCTTGTTATAGAGTAGTCGAAGAATAATCAGTGTTATATGGATATTAACAGCAGGTATTTTCTTTGATAACAAATCAATTCTCCTTCCGTAGCAAAAGCAGCTTGACAAGCATGTATCACAAAGTCCATCGCAACAACGCGATACACTAAGGATCTCGAAGAAAAGCTATTAAAAGCAATTAGAGGCGTCTGCTACATCACATTCACGATATGTCACTGATAATCTACAGAGTTTCGATTTTATTGCTTTTATATACAATTACTTTAACGAACCGATGCATGTTCTACATAATAAACCATAGAAATATTTACCGAAAATACTGAATGTTAATGACAACGGTTCGAAATGTTGTAACTGGCGATATATGCCAaaaatctacaacccttaatgcACTCTCACGACCGCGGCCATTTTGATGTTGAGGATAGTCAGATTAACGCATACAATCAGCTGTTCCACGTCAAAAGGTCCCTAGTAAAATCATGTCTCACTCGATATAACATGACATAGCGTTACGGAGTTACAATATACATGTACTTAATTTCATTCATATGTCTTTATTGTAAAAACTAAATAGTTACAAGCTTAAGATTGTTATAGTTGGAAAAATTGTGTGGATAACATGCTTACTTCATTAAgtggcatttaaaaaattttacgtaaaaacacGTCACCCATTGCATACGTTACGTATTTCCAACATTTCAATTTGTAAAAGAACATCTTACAATATttgatataaaataatattaatgtgTCATCAAAATGAAACTGTATCAAgattttatcaaaaaatataaatttaaaaatgtatctacataatttttaaattatgtcACAAATCTCGAAATGAATGTGACAAATGTATCGAAGTAACGCTCACTTCATGGATAATGTTCCTTCATGTGTCATAATACACAACCTAAAATTTTCAACTTAACTTTACGAAATATGATTTTACTGGAAAATTATTGGAATTAATCTTTTCTCCCATatcaaattttcaatgaaaGTAATGAAATTATAGTTGGATAATTATTGCGAAGTAACATTTGGTAAGACATTTCTTCGATCTCTTAATATATAAGTACGTTCCAcattatgtatatgtatgtaagaTTTGGTGagatttagaaaaagaaatttttaatggaTACGTATGTACTTATGTTATAACatgaatatttcttattttttaagAGTTAATCTTACTTCTTTTAGCACACCATTTATGTAGTTTTATATTACATCAGATTACACAAGTTTTAACAAAGTGGATAGAAAGCATTAGTTACTACAATGAAATGTTATTACGAGGTATTAGAAGTAGCACGAAATGCTACTGACGATGATTTAAAAAAATCCTACAGAAAATTAGCATTGAAATGGCACCCAGATAAGAATTTAGATAATCCAGAAGAAGCGAAAGAACAGTTTCAACTTGTTCAACAAGCATGGGAAGTGTTAAGCGATCCTCATACACGTACTTGGTACGATGACCACCGTGAAGCTATTTTAAAGGATGGAATCGGAGAAGATTACAGAGATGATTCTATCAATCTAACACCATTTTTCTCAACTACATGTTTCAAAGGATATGGAAATGATGAAAAAGGATTTTATGCCACTTATCGCAAAGTGTTTGAAGAAATAACAACTGAAGATGCAGTATTTTCTAAAGAAGGAGATTCAGATGAAGAAATTCCAAGCTTTGGAAACTCGCAAAGCTCATACGTAGAAGTTGTACATCATTTTTATGCTTATTGGCAAAGTTATAGTACGAAGAAATCTTTTGCATGGTTAGACCCTTACGATATAAGGGGTGCTCCGAACAGACGAGTCGTACGACTTATTgaaaaagagaataagaaaattagagaaaaagctaaaagagaaagaaacgaACAAGTACGAAATTTGGTTGCCTTTGTCCGTAAACGTGACAAACGAGTGCAGGCTCATGCAGCAAAACTTGCTGAACGTGCTAAAGAGAACTTGAAGAAAGGACAAGGAAGAATAAGACAACAACTACTAGAAAGGCAAAAACAGTTAAGAGAATATAAAGAATGTGAATGGTCTAAGTTTTCAAATATAGAAGCTGAACTGAAAACTATTGAAGCTCATCTTGCTAAAGAATTTGGCGAAAATTTATCTTCCGAAGAAGATACAGTCGATGAGAATGTAGTAGGTGATAATAGTTTGTATTGTGTAGCttgtaacaaaatatttaaaactcAAAAATCATTTAGAAATCATGAAAACTCTAAAAAGCATAAAGATAATGTTATTGCAATCAAAATATCTATGGAAGACGATGATAAAGAACTTGAAAGTTTCGAAGATAGCGATGTTAGTCCAGAAGGAATAACTCTAGCTGTAGGACCACAAATGGATGATGCTTTTTACGTTCCACCTCGAGTAACTGGAAGTAACAATGAATGTACAACTTCTGAAGATGAACTTGTTTCTGatcaagaagaagaggaagcttCGCAATCTaaaaaacagaagaaaaagaagaaacgaaaGAAGAACGTTCAAAATCCATTGACAGAGGAAACTAGTGACGAAGAAGATGGAAATGTCTATGAGGACATATTTTTATCGAAGAAACAACGTAAAAAGCAGCAACAAAAAAAAGCAGTGTTGAATAAAGTTTTAGAAGCTAGTCAACAGAAGACTAATGATAAAGTAGACAAAACTGAGGAACAAATAAAGAATGGAGTAGATGCAACAGAATTACACTCTGATCATTTAGAAATAAATaccataaataataataaaatcaaATCTAGGAAATCTAAGAATGCCAAAAAAGTTAACAAACAAACAGAAAAGGAAAATAAAACTAAACATAAGAAAAGTTCACAGATAACCGCGGTTCGAGATTCGTCACATTGTTGCGTTACATGTAAATCTGaatttccaagtaaaaataaattatttgaacatTTACACAAAACGGGACactttgtatatatataaaatgcagcgaaaaataaaagaaatttaaaaaactcATCATTGATAACATGGAGAAACATATATATTACACAGATTAGCTTACTgtatttaatttagaaaatgttataggacatttaataaatttatccTAGAAATTATCACGTGTTTGTGATTTTTATACTGTGTCCATACCTTGTacaatttcaaaattgaaatgtttatttcacTCTTAAGTATAGATATTACAGTGCCTGTAGTACAGCATTTGCTCTATATATgttccaaatgcctagccgataaaagtaccagaattatccccactgctgcgggatataccccgtgagaggctaTGAACCGAGACCTTTagagcttcgttgtccttttctacgttcggtgtgaatcaaagaatagtatctcatGGCCTAAATATGTTTAGGCTAGACCCATGTATtatatatatcgagtaaatactgtattaGCATCCAAGAATAAGTAATATTGAATAAAGTGATGTATCAGAATTCCTTAATGGCTTCAAATAGCGAGTTTCATGTTTATAAAATAACAATGCTTGAAATAATCATTCTTTATTGTACAAGGTATTTGGTgggaaaaaaatttaaaaatgatccTTTTAAAATTTGAGACAAAAGTTAAAAGTAAAAAGGTTTCAGTCTCAATTTTTTAAGAGTGTGGTACATACATGTAAGTTACATCAATACTATGTATGTAATGTAGATAGTGATATTTACATACTCTGACCGACCCACTTTAAATGTTAAtataacaatttgaaaacaaagacgaaatcacaattttttacttttagtTTTTGTCCTATAACCTCTCCAATTTTACTTCACTTGTTATCGAACACTTTGTCTATGGAAATATGCTTTATGAGTGCATAATTTTTATACTTTAATTTTTCAGGTAAAAACAGCATACAGCGTATCAATGTAATGATTAAGCATGAACACTGTTATTCATTCCGCTGCTTATCATAGGTACATATTATGTTGTAACTTTAATCTTCTTCCTTATTTAGTTTCTTGTTCAATacaatcaaatatttttaattaaataagaaAGCTTCTAGTTTCTGCAATACcatgaaaatgatttttgtgcatttggtaatataataaataattgatattttaaattCTGATTTAAGGACTGGAATTATGGCTACAAAAAAGCTTATTTATCCTGCAGCTGATCGTAATAAGGATCCCATACTCTCGGTCCTGAAGAAGTATGTTCAGCATGGTCCAGATAAAATTTTTCTGGAAGTATCGTCTGGTTCTGGACAACATGTAGCTCACTTTGCCCCTCACTTTCCACAAATAACATTCTATCCATCAGAATACGAACCAGAACTATTAGACAGTATTTCCGCATATGCAAATGAGTTTGTAAATATAAAACCACCTTTAAGAGTAGATATTACAAACAATTTTCGTAATTGGGACAATGGTAATTTTAAAGAAGCTAGCATTGATTACATATATAATGCGAATATGATGCATATTTCTCCTTATAAATGTTCTATTGGTTTATTTGAAAATgcaggaaaattattaaaagataaTGGTCTTCTTATTACATATGGACCGTATGCTGTAGACGGAAAAATAACACCAAAAAGTAATGTCAACTTCGATAAGTCTCTGAAACTTCTTGATCCAAGTTTGGGTCTAAGAGATATTAAAGATTTAAAAAGACTAGCTGAAGAAAATGGTATCAagctaataaatattgttgataTGCCAGCAAATAATAAAACTATCATATGGAAGAAATGCTAATAAATATACAAActacattaaaataaataacattCAAATATAAGCTTGacacaaaaagaataaaatatatattatgcAACATTTACATTACTTAAATATTATTgcaacatatatgtatacacattcataatattcatatttatattattgtatataattcacttcaaatattgtataaaaactACAGATTTTTTGTTTCTATGAGGTAATTATatacatacagtgtttactctatatatgtcccaaatgcctagtggATAAAAGttccaaaactatccccactgccgcgaggtataccttGCGAGGGACGTGGATCCAAGAATAGTATATCCTGGCCgttatatgtccctggctagaaccgtattttggacatatatcgggtaaacactgtattgagcTTGTAATAAGAATATGGAATTTATATTGTaacttaatattatatatatattgtaaaagttTTGTAAACGAAAATTACATTGATATTACATTAAGTCACTCTGTTTTAATCACATTTGGAAAAAATCTACATGTTCTAATCCCTCTGGTAAGTAACATAATCCAGATTCATCTTTGTGTTTCATATTGTAGCTTTTGCCATATCCTAAAATTATGTTTGTATATCATTTGATGTACTATTGAAACTGTGTTCTAAATATACACATataagtatatagtatagtTACCAAGATTTTTCATCAAACTTGTTGGTGCATTTCTTAAGTGTAATGGTACTCCTGGTTGAGGACCTTTGTGTTCAGCAACTACTCTTTGAGCAGCTCTGAGGGCATTTTCGATTAGTCTTGATTTTGGGGCTTTTGCCAAATATGTTGTACACTGTGCTAAAAGGACATCACACTCAGGCATTCCAATCATTTTACAACCATGCATTGTATGTATAGCAATccctaaacaatttttcaaaacgattttattatttaactGTTTCAaagtttcaatattattatagaTTGTTACACATGAAAAGTCCGATTTTAAAACACAAATGTTATAAAGCATTTTGATCAAGAATGATCTATAATAAGGTTGTAGACTGTAATAGTATTTGAATCTACAATGCTGATCCTTAAGATCCTATCTTCAATGATAATTTAGATACCTAATTTTACTTCTaactgaattttatttcgacgttAAT
Protein-coding sequences here:
- the LOC143354917 gene encoding dnaJ homolog subfamily C member 21 — protein: MKCYYEVLEVARNATDDDLKKSYRKLALKWHPDKNLDNPEEAKEQFQLVQQAWEVLSDPHTRTWYDDHREAILKDGIGEDYRDDSINLTPFFSTTCFKGYGNDEKGFYATYRKVFEEITTEDAVFSKEGDSDEEIPSFGNSQSSYVEVVHHFYAYWQSYSTKKSFAWLDPYDIRGAPNRRVVRLIEKENKKIREKAKRERNEQVRNLVAFVRKRDKRVQAHAAKLAERAKENLKKGQGRIRQQLLERQKQLREYKECEWSKFSNIEAELKTIEAHLAKEFGENLSSEEDTVDENVVGDNSLYCVACNKIFKTQKSFRNHENSKKHKDNVIAIKISMEDDDKELESFEDSDVSPEGITLAVGPQMDDAFYVPPRVTGSNNECTTSEDELVSDQEEEEASQSKKQKKKKKRKKNVQNPLTEETSDEEDGNVYEDIFLSKKQRKKQQQKKAVLNKVLEASQQKTNDKVDKTEEQIKNGVDATELHSDHLEINTINNNKIKSRKSKNAKKVNKQTEKENKTKHKKSSQITAVRDSSHCCVTCKSEFPSKNKLFEHLHKTGHFVYI
- the LOC143354919 gene encoding methyltransferase-like 26 isoform X2; translated protein: MNTVIHSAAYHRTGIMATKKLIYPAADRNKDPILSVLKKYVQHGPDKIFLEVSSGSGQHVAHFAPHFPQITFYPSEYEPELLDSISAYANEFVNIKPPLRVDITNNFRNWDNGKLLKDNGLLITYGPYAVDGKITPKSNVNFDKSLKLLDPSLGLRDIKDLKRLAEENGIKLINIVDMPANNKTIIWKKC
- the LOC143354919 gene encoding methyltransferase-like 26 isoform X1; amino-acid sequence: MNTVIHSAAYHRTGIMATKKLIYPAADRNKDPILSVLKKYVQHGPDKIFLEVSSGSGQHVAHFAPHFPQITFYPSEYEPELLDSISAYANEFVNIKPPLRVDITNNFRNWDNGNFKEASIDYIYNANMMHISPYKCSIGLFENAGKLLKDNGLLITYGPYAVDGKITPKSNVNFDKSLKLLDPSLGLRDIKDLKRLAEENGIKLINIVDMPANNKTIIWKKC